One window of the Mobula birostris isolate sMobBir1 chromosome 19, sMobBir1.hap1, whole genome shotgun sequence genome contains the following:
- the gfod1 gene encoding glucose-fructose oxidoreductase domain-containing protein 1 isoform X2 produces the protein MGIGKNVICDRAATPLDAFQMMSAAHYYPKLMSIMGNVLRFLPAFVKMKQMIQEGYVGDLLICEVQVHSGSLLGKKYNWSCDDLMGGGGLHSVGSYIIDLLTFLTSQKAVKVHGFLKTFVKQTKHIRGIRQITSDDFCTFQMVLEAGVCCTVTLNFNVPGDFKQDIIVVGSTGRLIVSGSDLYGQKNSATQKELILEDSTPLSNELLPEKAFRDCPIPFLRGTIMMVQAIRQAFQDQEDRRTWDGRPLTMAATFEDCLYALSVVDTIKKSNETGEWQNIVIMTEEPEISPAYLISEAMRRSRMSLLY, from the coding sequence GAATCGGGAAGAATGTCATCTGTGACAGAGCTGCAACTCCTCTGGATGCTTTTCAGATGATGTCAGCTGCACATTATTACCCCAAACTAATGAGTATCATGGGTAACGTTCTCCGTTTCCTTCCTGCTTTTGTTAAAATGAAGCAAATGATTCAAGAGGGTTATGTGGGGGACTTGTTGATCTGTGAAGTCCAGGTTCATAGTGGAAGCCTTCTGGGTAAGAAGTACAACTGGAGCTGTGATGACCTAATGGGTGGTGGAGGACTACACTCAGTAGGAAGCTACATTATTGATCTTTTGACTTTTCTAACCAGCCAAAAGGCTGTCAAAGTCCACGGCTTCCTAAAAACCTTTGTGAAGCAGACAAAACACATCCGAGGGATTCGCCAGATCACCAGCGATGACTTCTGTACATTTCAGATGGTGTTAGAAGCTGGCGTGTGCTGTACTGTAACACTGAATTTCAACGTTCCTGGAGATTTCAAGCAGGACATCATTGTGGTGGGATCCACTGGGAGATTGATAGTAAGCGGTAGTGATTTGTACGGACAGAAAAACAGTGCCACTCAAAAGGAATTGATTCTGGAAGACTCGACTCCTTTAAGCaatgaattgctcccagaaaaaGCTTTCCGGGATTGCCCAATCCCATTCCTCAGGGGAACCATCATGATGGTTCAAGCCATTCGACAGGCATTCCAAGACCAAGAAGATCGTCGGACCTGGGACGGGAGACCACTAACTATGGCAGCAACATTTGAGGATTGTTTGTATGCATTGTCTGTGGTGGACACCATTAAAAAATCCAATGAAACTGGTGAATGGCAGAACATTGTGATCATGACAGAAGAACCCGAGATTAGCCCTGCATATCTGATCAGCGAGGCAATGCGTCGCAGTAGAATGTCCCTATTATACTAA